The Streptomyces sp. NBC_00659 genomic interval ACCTCGGCAACAAGCTCCGGCGGCACATCACCTGGTCCCCGGCCAGAGCCCTGGACGCGACCGGCGGCGCCCTGGTGAACGTCGTGGCGATGCTGCTCGTCGCCTGGCTCATCGGCTCCGCCCTCGCCGGCACGACGCTGCCGACGCTCGGCAAGGAGGTCCGCAGCTCCAAGGTGCTGCTCGGGGTCTCCCGCGCGCTGCCCGCCCAGGCCAACACCTGGTTCGCCGACTTCTCCTCGGTCCTCGCGCAGAACGGCTTCCCGCAGGTCTTCAGCCCGTTCGCCAACGAACCCATCACCGAGGTCCGGCCGCCCGACCCCCAGCTCGCTGCCGGCCCCGTCGCCACCCGCTCGCAGAACTCCATCGTCAAGGTCATGGGCACCGCCCAGAGTTGCGGCAAAGTCCTCGAAGGCACCGGTTTCGTCTTCGGCGACCGCCGTGTGATGACCAACGCGCACGTGGTCGGCGGAGTCGACGAACCCACCGTCCAGATAGGCGGCGAGGGCAAGAAGTACGACGCCACGGTCGTCCTGTACGACTGGGAGCGCGACATCGCCGTACTCGACGTACCGAATCTGAAGGCGCCCGCGCTGCGGTTCAGCACCCAGGACGCGGCCAGCGGCGACAGCGCGATCGTCGCCGGGTTCCCGCAGAACGGCTCGTACAACGTCCAGCCCGCGCGCGTGCGAGGCCGCATCACGGCCACCGGCCCGGACATCTACCACCGCAAGACGGTGCGCCGCGACGTCTACTCGCTCTACGCGACGGTCCGTCAGGGCAACTCCGGCGGACCGCTGCTGACACCCGACGGCAAGGTGTACGGCGTGGTCTTCGCGAAGTCGCTCGACGACGCCGAGACCGGTTACGCGCTCACCGCGGACGAGATCCGGCAGGACATCGTCAAGGGGCGGACGGCCAACCAGCAGGTGGACAGCGACAGCTGCGCGCTCTGACCGGCGGGCGGGACCTCAGCCGGCCGCGTGTGCGGCGATGGCTGCCCGTTCTGACCGGTGGGCGGGATTCAGCCGCGTGGATGGCGCAGCCGCACGGATACCCAGCGAGCCCGGCGCCGCAGAATATGCGGAATCCCCACACGCGGATCCGTGCCCGTCATTTGCGGGTCGCCCCCCTGACGAGAGCTCAGACCCGAGGCCGAGCGGCGATTGCGTGCTGCGTCACTGTAGTCGTGCGTCCAGCCCATACCCCGACGTCTGCCCCTGCCCCAAGGTCGATAACCTCGCCCCGGCCCCTCAATTGGCCTATGCGCCAGGCAATTGGCCGTTCGGGGGACAGGTGTTCACCGTCCGCGTTCCGGACGCGACACCGGGCGCGTTCGCGCGGTCACGCCGGGGTGACCGAGGTGTCACCGATCGGGTTCCGGATCCTTCAGCCAGTTGATCAGTTCGGTGGAGAAAGCGACCGGATCCTCTTCGTGCGGGAAGTGGCCGAGCCCGTCGAACAGCCGCCAGCGGTAAGGCGCTTCGACGTACTCTCCCGAGCCCGCCGCGCTGCGCGTCCGCATCACAGGATCGAGTGAGCCGTGCAGATGCAGGGTCGGCACCCGCACCGGCGGCTTCATGCGCCGGTTGAACTGGATGCCGTCCGGGCGGGCCATGGACCGCACCATCCACCGGTACGGCTCGATGGAGCAGTGCGCGGTCGACGGGATGCGCATGGCCCGCCGGTACGTCTCCAGGGTGTCCTCGTCCGGCTGCCGGGGGCCCGACCAGTCGCTCACCAGACGGCCCACCAGGGCGGCGTCCTCGGCGAGGAGTTGGCGTTCGGGGATCCAGGGGCGCTGGAACCCCCAGATGTACGAGCCGGCCGTCGTCTGCCTGATGTCGGAGAGCATCGCGGAGCGCCAGCGCCGCGGATGCGGCATGGACGACACCGCGAGCCGGCGGACGAGCTTGGGCCGCATGGCGGCCGCCGTCCACGCGAGGTAACCGCCGAGGTCGTGCCCGACCAGAGCGGCGTCGGGCTCGCCGAGGGAACGTACGACCCCGGTGATGTCGAGAGCGAGGTTGGCGGGGTCGTAGCCGCGCGGGGTGCGGTCGCTGCCCCCGACGCCCCGCAGGTCCATGGCGACGGCCCGGAACCCGGCGTCGGCGAGCGCGACGAGCTGGTGCCGCCAGGTCCACCAGAACTGCGGGAAGCCGTGCAGCAACAGGACGAGCGGCCCGTCGCCGAGCTCGGCGATGTGGAAGCGCGCGCCGTTGGCGGCCACGTCCCGGTGCGTGACTTTGCGGCCGCCGGGAAGGTCGATCCGTACGACCGAGGTGGGTTGCGCCGAAGATGTGGCGGGGTCCGTCATGAGGATGAGCGTGCCACAGCCTTGACGGCGTCCTCGACCGGTTCGGGCCGGGGGTGAGGCTTGGCGTTCGGCAGGACACCCGCCGTCTCCTTCACGGAGGCGGCCACCTTCTGCGGGCCCTGGCTCTTCTTGACCTTCTTCGCGAAGATCACGCCGATCAGCGCGAGCACGGCCGCGACCAGCACGTTCGCCGCGAACGACAGCAGGAAGCAGATCGCGAGATTCCAGTCGCTCCAGGTCCGGATGCCGTACGCGAGGGCGAAGCTGAGCATCGGCAGGGAGAAGATCAGGGTCATGCCGGCCGCCGAGAACGCCCCGCCGCTGACCGCACCGCGCTTGACGTCCTGCTTGAGCTGAGCCTTCGCCAGCGCGATCTCGTCGTGCACCAGCGCGGACATCTCGGTCGTCGCCGCGGCGACCAACTGGCCGATGCTGCGTTCGGCACCGACCGGGCTCCCGTCGGGTGCGCTCATCGCGATCTCCCTCTTCTGCATGTGTTTGTACGGTCCTGTCAGATCATGCCGGACCGTCGTCCCCCTCGCTTGCCCCACCCGCCACTTCGGCAAGCCTGCGGTGTTCCGCGGCCTTCCGCTCGTAGATCGCGGCCATGCGCAGGTGGTACGCCGGCTTGTCCTCTTCGTAGATGTCGGGGATGCCGTCGTGGTCCTCGTCGCGCTCCTCGGCCTCGCACAGCGAGCGGTACTTGGAGTTGCGCATCTTCAGCAGCGCCGTGGCGAGTACGGCGGCGATGAACGAGCCGATCAGGACGGCCGCCTTGGTCTCGTCGGTGAGGCTCGTATC includes:
- a CDS encoding MarP family serine protease gives rise to the protein MNVLDILLLVAAVWFAIVGYRQGFVVGILSVIGFLGGGLVAVYLLPVIWSWTTDDSKVSTTAAVVAVVVVIVCASVGQALTTHLGNKLRRHITWSPARALDATGGALVNVVAMLLVAWLIGSALAGTTLPTLGKEVRSSKVLLGVSRALPAQANTWFADFSSVLAQNGFPQVFSPFANEPITEVRPPDPQLAAGPVATRSQNSIVKVMGTAQSCGKVLEGTGFVFGDRRVMTNAHVVGGVDEPTVQIGGEGKKYDATVVLYDWERDIAVLDVPNLKAPALRFSTQDAASGDSAIVAGFPQNGSYNVQPARVRGRITATGPDIYHRKTVRRDVYSLYATVRQGNSGGPLLTPDGKVYGVVFAKSLDDAETGYALTADEIRQDIVKGRTANQQVDSDSCAL
- a CDS encoding alpha/beta fold hydrolase, with protein sequence MTDPATSSAQPTSVVRIDLPGGRKVTHRDVAANGARFHIAELGDGPLVLLLHGFPQFWWTWRHQLVALADAGFRAVAMDLRGVGGSDRTPRGYDPANLALDITGVVRSLGEPDAALVGHDLGGYLAWTAAAMRPKLVRRLAVSSMPHPRRWRSAMLSDIRQTTAGSYIWGFQRPWIPERQLLAEDAALVGRLVSDWSGPRQPDEDTLETYRRAMRIPSTAHCSIEPYRWMVRSMARPDGIQFNRRMKPPVRVPTLHLHGSLDPVMRTRSAAGSGEYVEAPYRWRLFDGLGHFPHEEDPVAFSTELINWLKDPEPDR
- a CDS encoding phage holin family protein codes for the protein MSAPDGSPVGAERSIGQLVAAATTEMSALVHDEIALAKAQLKQDVKRGAVSGGAFSAAGMTLIFSLPMLSFALAYGIRTWSDWNLAICFLLSFAANVLVAAVLALIGVIFAKKVKKSQGPQKVAASVKETAGVLPNAKPHPRPEPVEDAVKAVARSSS